In Borrelia parkeri, the genomic stretch CTTCAGCTAACCTTCTCTCAAAATCCTCCCTTGAGATCATATCTGGCAATCTTTTAGAATCTGATATTAATTTCTCATATTCTTCAACAGAAATTGTTACCAAATCTTTATTATTGTTAACATCAGAAGACGGGCCATTTGACGAGGATACTTCATCAACTAATTGTTCACCCTTCATATAAACCTCCTTTAAAATTAAAAATCTCACACTTTATATATGTACATATAGTCATTCAATTATCCCTCTTAAACTTTGAGGAACTCCTCAAGCTCAGATTGGATCTTTAAGGTAAGATCCAAATCACCCATTTCTCTAGCTTTCCCTAAAAGCTCTGTATATAAGGCAAGAGTACGTGCATGCTTCTCATCAACTTCTGCTTGCTCCTTTTGACTGATAGGTTTAACCGCTTTAAATTGCCAATTGGACTTAAGTCCAAATTTTTCAAGCACAGTGTTTATAAATGGTGCTACCATCAGCCTACATATCTGCTCAATATTAAGGTAAAATATGTCATAATTCCCAACACTACCCTCACCAGATGGAGAGATGGGATAGAGTACTTCTCTTGGAATCCCTGAATGCAGTGTTATATCAGACACAATAATGTCAAAAGCATCCCTTATAGGACTTACAGAACGTGTAATATTTGCAATATCATCTTCCCTACCAAGTATCATCATCTTATGATTACTGTCTAGCACCCCTTCTATATTTTTCTTAAGTTCGGCAAGGTCATAAGCAGTCATATCTTTTACTGATGGAAGGGTTGCTGATTTTAAGAAAGTGAAATTATTTACTTTCAAAAAACCTACAGTTTCATGAAGTAAAGTGTCCATAATTCTACTACTCTTCTCTAAAGCTTGAAAATTTAAGAACGACGACTTCATTTTAACAACACGGGTTGGATGAATATTTTCAAAAGAAGAATCATCTCCATCACACACTTCTCCAAAATTAAAACAAAGACAAGAAAATCCATGACGAAGTGGCACCCTCGGATCTTCTGAATCTGGAACTACTATATAAAAAGCACTCTCTCCAGAGAGAATTGCTGTGTAAACCATCTTCTTAATAACTCCCCTAAAATTATTATCAAAAAGCTTGGAAAGACCATCTCCTCTCTTATGCTCAATGTCCCTAGATGCTGCAAATCCTGCATATATCTCGGCTACTTGATGTGCAAGCCTTAATGGGTCTCCTGTTGACGCATCACTTGCTGGCATTAAAGGTGCCCTTGAACTGAGATTATTTCTTCTTCTAAAAAATTTAAATTTAAACAAACTTACCTACCCTAACACACATCAAAATTCACACTACGTTCCATCACGCAAAAATTGATACAGCATTTAAGAATGCTGGAATGTACTGCAAATTTTTCTGCATAACAAGATTTGTAGCAGTACCACTCTCACTACCTAAAGATTCATCATAATAATATTCAGTCTCACTAAATTCCAAAATCACATCTTCAGTCTCGTCCCTCCTCAGTACACTAAGATTATTAGGAATAAGATAATCTGAGAGCACATAAAGATTACGATTACGTGCTACTAGAGACCCTCTACCAAAACGAGAGAAAACAAATTTTAATTCTTCCCTAGTATGTGGAAGAACAAATGTCCCTCTAAAACGTGAACATTCACGCTCATAATCTTCCTTTGAGAGTAAAACTTTACTACTAGCATTAGTTACAACTGTTATTGGAAAGTAAGCAATTCTTCCAACAAAAATTTCTATAAAGCAAACTCTATTTCCCTTAATGTGAACTCCTGTATAAAAATTTCCCTGTGCTCTCCCCAGAAGACTCTCATCACAAACTTCAAAATTTTTTATAAATCTTGCTGTCCCAAAATCAAATTCTTCTCCTAAAACCTCAATTCTAAATCCAAGATCATTTCCATGATACGCAAGCCTTTGTTTCTCAAGCCACAAGTCAATATCTCCTCCATTTAAGAAAGGATTATCCCTATACGT encodes the following:
- a CDS encoding PBSX family phage terminase large subunit, with the protein product MRLKRLPIYFDAYKRKPGAEIFVYYSSRGTGKTYDIATVNLERKFTPDGGDTLAVRKKKNKTIQSIHKEILELLHRYNLRREFNVSKAKIETKNLIYGRKRAFVFEGGHDTTDLKSYAHFKDLWLEEANQFTESDIERLIPTMRERGGRIYMSSNPVPCSHWLYKRYISNEDNPSVCVIKSTYRDNPFLNGGDIDLWLEKQRLAYHGNDLGFRIEVLGEEFDFGTARFIKNFEVCDESLLGRAQGNFYTGVHIKGNRVCFIEIFVGRIAYFPITVVTNASSKVLLSKEDYERECSRFRGTFVLPHTREELKFVFSRFGRGSLVARNRNLYVLSDYLIPNNLSVLRRDETEDVILEFSETEYYYDESLGSESGTATNLVMQKNLQYIPAFLNAVSIFA
- a CDS encoding anti-CBASS protein Acb1 family protein, producing the protein MFKFKFFRRRNNLSSRAPLMPASDASTGDPLRLAHQVAEIYAGFAASRDIEHKRGDGLSKLFDNNFRGVIKKMVYTAILSGESAFYIVVPDSEDPRVPLRHGFSCLCFNFGEVCDGDDSSFENIHPTRVVKMKSSFLNFQALEKSSRIMDTLLHETVGFLKVNNFTFLKSATLPSVKDMTAYDLAELKKNIEGVLDSNHKMMILGREDDIANITRSVSPIRDAFDIIVSDITLHSGIPREVLYPISPSGEGSVGNYDIFYLNIEQICRLMVAPFINTVLEKFGLKSNWQFKAVKPISQKEQAEVDEKHARTLALYTELLGKAREMGDLDLTLKIQSELEEFLKV